One Nocardia sp. BMG111209 DNA segment encodes these proteins:
- a CDS encoding zinc-binding dehydrogenase encodes MTTTSRAIVFRGDETWELRELKVPDPQPGGAVLRVEATGLCHSDIDHFRGHVHTSWGGAFPSIAGHEIVGRIHRISAAAEREWGVSEGDRVAVCELVVTADGYRIYGHDFAVDEGSGLYGGFAEYLELLPGSRVYPLRTDRPADELTVFEPLSCAVTWVAPVQQDDIVVIEGPGHMGMATIVAARAAGASRIIVTGTAADEFRLRNARAIGADATIDVSAEDPLDRIRELTGGKMADVVIDAAAGNPVTVNLAMDLVRKGGHVVIAGMKDRPLEGFHSDWIPTRRITLHPGAGLDTKTAAELINDDKIPTAAMLGDSFALEEFEQAFELLTRKATGRDSIRVALRLA; translated from the coding sequence GTGACCACGACCAGCCGGGCGATCGTCTTCCGCGGCGACGAGACCTGGGAACTGCGCGAACTGAAGGTTCCCGACCCGCAACCCGGCGGCGCGGTCCTGCGCGTCGAGGCAACCGGACTGTGCCACAGCGACATCGACCACTTCCGCGGCCACGTCCACACCTCCTGGGGTGGCGCGTTCCCGTCGATCGCCGGCCACGAGATCGTCGGCCGCATCCACCGGATCAGCGCGGCCGCCGAACGCGAATGGGGTGTCTCCGAAGGTGATCGGGTCGCCGTGTGCGAATTGGTCGTCACCGCGGACGGATACCGCATCTACGGCCACGACTTCGCCGTCGACGAAGGCTCCGGCCTGTACGGCGGATTCGCCGAATACCTCGAACTGTTGCCCGGTTCCCGGGTCTACCCGCTGCGCACCGACCGGCCCGCCGATGAGCTGACCGTGTTCGAGCCGCTCTCGTGCGCGGTCACCTGGGTGGCGCCGGTGCAGCAGGACGACATCGTCGTGATCGAAGGCCCCGGCCACATGGGTATGGCCACGATCGTGGCCGCCAGAGCCGCCGGCGCTTCTCGGATCATCGTGACCGGCACTGCCGCAGACGAATTCCGGCTCCGCAACGCCCGCGCCATCGGCGCCGACGCCACCATCGACGTCTCCGCCGAAGACCCCCTCGACCGGATCCGCGAACTGACCGGCGGGAAGATGGCCGACGTCGTCATCGACGCCGCCGCAGGCAATCCCGTGACGGTCAACCTCGCGATGGACCTGGTCCGCAAAGGCGGCCACGTCGTCATCGCCGGTATGAAAGACCGTCCGCTGGAGGGCTTCCACAGCGACTGGATACCCACCCGCCGCATCACCCTGCATCCCGGCGCGGGCCTGGACACCAAGACCGCCGCCGAACTCATCAACGACGACAAGATCCCCACCGCGGCCATGCTCGGCGACAGCTTCGCGCTCGAGGAATTCGAGCAGGCCTTCGAATTATTGACCCGCAAGGCAACCGGTCGCGATTCGATCCGGGTCGCGTTGCGGCTGGCGTAA
- a CDS encoding sugar phosphate isomerase/epimerase: protein MTHPRLSVSQMCTYSWSFGQNLELIDALGLAKVGLLINKADDYGRDAAVAALADRGIPATTVITRGFDLSAPDTWDAVRAELNGVTDLAARTGGSPYFTPGAADGRSFDELTEALAEAVAPCIGYAESRGVRLAIEPTLRPDRSYFHTLAEGIEVADRTGLGLIADIGNCWGETDYEATVRRAGSRIAVVQICDVRTDPPPPPGDRVVPGDGDLDIAGFVRAALDSGYTGVFELEVLGPGVEAEGYAATTRRAVDRATALLEEVL from the coding sequence ATGACCCATCCCAGGCTTTCGGTGAGCCAGATGTGTACCTACTCCTGGTCTTTCGGGCAGAACCTGGAGCTGATCGACGCGCTCGGCCTCGCCAAGGTGGGCCTGCTGATCAACAAGGCCGACGACTACGGCCGCGACGCCGCGGTGGCCGCCCTCGCGGACCGCGGAATCCCGGCGACCACGGTGATCACCCGCGGTTTCGACCTGTCGGCCCCCGACACCTGGGATGCCGTCCGTGCAGAGTTGAACGGCGTCACCGATCTCGCTGCCCGCACCGGCGGTTCCCCGTACTTCACCCCGGGCGCCGCCGACGGCCGCTCGTTCGACGAGCTCACCGAGGCCCTGGCCGAAGCGGTCGCGCCCTGTATCGGCTACGCCGAATCCCGCGGCGTCCGGTTGGCGATCGAGCCGACCCTGCGCCCGGATCGGTCCTACTTCCACACCCTCGCCGAGGGTATCGAGGTGGCCGACCGGACCGGGCTCGGCCTGATCGCCGACATCGGAAACTGCTGGGGCGAAACGGATTACGAGGCCACCGTGCGCCGCGCCGGATCCCGGATCGCGGTGGTGCAGATCTGTGACGTACGCACCGACCCGCCCCCGCCACCCGGCGACCGCGTGGTCCCCGGTGACGGTGACCTCGATATCGCCGGCTTCGTCCGTGCCGCGCTGGACAGCGGCTACACCGGCGTCTTCGAACTGGAGGTACTCGGCCCGGGAGTCGAGGCCGAGGGCTACGCCGCCACCACCCGCCGCGCGGTCGACCGCGCCACCGCACTCCTCGAGGAGGTCCTGTGA
- a CDS encoding MBL fold metallo-hydrolase, translating to MKQPLNALIVKEGEGSQAAIPLGDGIFASRGISNSYLVTTPDGDVLINTGMYNEADQIRERFAEVSENPWRVIIFTQGHPDHVGGWSQLTGPGVETIAHANHTDVREYFRRLQPFFARRSRQLWNRDVTRVDPTHQPPEPVLTTTFLDSHAFTLGGRRFELYSTPGGETTDSLVVWLPDDRIVFTGNMTGPLFGHVPNLYTIRGDKIRSARSFLASVDRVIALEPEVLITGHGEPVRGAAEIRRRFTEIRDATEYLREQTIAGMNAGTDLWTLMGSITLPPELNIPQGHGKVPWIVRAIWEEHAGWFRYENTTELYDVPPEAISGEIADLIDTATLLDRAEAHLAADRPVHALHFVSIALVRDPGDRRALQAKLLAHQQLLERSGRENFSEVRWLEAQIRDIEARLEGHPA from the coding sequence ATGAAACAGCCACTCAATGCGCTCATCGTCAAGGAGGGGGAGGGATCGCAGGCCGCGATCCCGCTCGGGGACGGCATCTTCGCCTCCCGGGGTATCTCCAACAGTTATCTGGTCACCACACCCGACGGCGATGTGCTGATCAACACCGGCATGTACAACGAGGCCGACCAGATCCGGGAACGCTTCGCCGAGGTGAGCGAGAACCCTTGGCGGGTAATCATTTTCACCCAGGGGCATCCCGACCATGTGGGTGGCTGGTCGCAACTGACCGGCCCCGGGGTGGAGACGATCGCGCACGCGAACCACACCGATGTACGGGAGTACTTCCGGCGGCTGCAGCCGTTCTTCGCCCGCCGCTCCCGGCAGCTGTGGAACCGCGACGTCACCCGCGTGGACCCCACCCACCAACCGCCGGAACCGGTCCTGACCACCACCTTCCTGGACAGTCACGCCTTCACCCTCGGCGGCCGGCGCTTCGAGCTGTACTCCACCCCCGGCGGCGAGACCACCGATTCTCTGGTGGTGTGGCTGCCGGACGACCGAATCGTGTTCACCGGCAACATGACCGGCCCGCTGTTCGGCCATGTGCCCAATCTGTACACCATCCGCGGCGACAAGATCCGCAGCGCCCGATCGTTCCTCGCGTCCGTGGACCGGGTGATCGCGCTGGAACCGGAGGTGCTGATCACCGGCCACGGCGAACCGGTGCGTGGCGCCGCGGAGATCCGCCGGCGGTTCACCGAGATCCGTGATGCCACCGAATATCTGCGCGAGCAGACCATCGCCGGGATGAACGCGGGCACCGACCTGTGGACGCTGATGGGCAGCATCACCCTGCCGCCGGAACTGAACATTCCCCAGGGGCACGGCAAGGTGCCGTGGATCGTGCGGGCCATCTGGGAGGAACACGCCGGCTGGTTCCGCTACGAGAACACCACCGAGCTGTACGACGTTCCACCCGAAGCGATCTCGGGTGAGATCGCCGACCTGATCGACACCGCGACACTGCTGGACCGAGCCGAGGCACACCTGGCGGCGGACCGGCCGGTCCACGCGCTGCACTTCGTCTCGATCGCGCTGGTCCGCGACCCCGGCGACCGGCGGGCACTTCAGGCGAAACTGCTTGCGCACCAGCAACTCCTGGAGCGCAGCGGCCGGGAGAACTTCAGCGAGGTGCGCTGGCTGGAGGCGCAGATCCGCGACATCGAGGCGCGGTTGGAAGGACATCCCGCATGA
- a CDS encoding sulfotransferase has translation MAVKVLRVEGMRRDTRTAEERAALEAAEARTVDLSVEYVLTAARSQTGLDDFGAMDFTERLGLLLAEVAADANVWQANKAGFVDRCVKAAANRLRIQHYWHENPQCLDVPVRRPIDVVALPRSGSTHLENLLAADRRLRHLPVFLAAQPAPQPGAVAGPDGVDPRWSASQRHWERISGGNEILAAMHEHSPDHGCGENELQIPDFASYQWEWMADVPGFRDHYLGHDQTPHYLYMRKVLQAIAWQFPGEQRWMVKSNQHAEQLGPLLAAYPDATVVMIHRDPVATLQSLLTMRGLALKSSQKTPDIDAHVEYWVRRIETMLRRYLRDRAWVPAGQLVEVMFDDVVRDDVGTATTVLEQAGLDVTDECRADLHRYLADHPRGRNGRVVYDLEGDFGLNADQLRDRFAFYTDEFGIRSETGKGQR, from the coding sequence ATGGCCGTGAAGGTTCTGCGCGTCGAGGGGATGCGCCGCGACACCCGCACCGCCGAGGAGCGGGCCGCGCTGGAGGCCGCCGAAGCCCGGACGGTCGATCTGAGCGTCGAGTATGTGCTGACGGCCGCTCGCTCGCAGACCGGGCTGGACGACTTCGGCGCGATGGACTTCACCGAACGGCTCGGCCTGCTGCTGGCCGAGGTCGCCGCGGACGCCAACGTGTGGCAGGCGAACAAGGCCGGATTCGTCGACCGCTGTGTCAAGGCCGCCGCGAATCGTCTTCGGATCCAGCACTATTGGCATGAGAATCCGCAGTGCCTGGACGTCCCGGTACGCCGCCCGATCGATGTGGTCGCGTTACCCCGTTCCGGCAGTACGCATCTGGAGAACCTGCTCGCCGCCGACCGCCGGCTGCGGCACCTGCCGGTATTCCTGGCGGCCCAGCCCGCTCCGCAACCGGGCGCGGTGGCCGGTCCCGACGGGGTGGATCCGCGCTGGTCGGCGTCGCAGCGGCATTGGGAGCGGATCTCCGGCGGCAACGAGATCCTCGCCGCGATGCACGAACATTCGCCGGATCACGGCTGCGGTGAGAACGAGCTGCAGATCCCGGATTTCGCCAGTTACCAGTGGGAGTGGATGGCCGACGTGCCCGGCTTCCGGGACCACTATCTCGGGCACGATCAGACCCCGCACTACCTGTACATGCGAAAGGTGTTGCAGGCCATCGCCTGGCAGTTCCCGGGCGAGCAACGCTGGATGGTGAAGTCCAATCAGCATGCCGAACAGCTCGGCCCGCTGCTGGCCGCCTATCCCGATGCGACCGTAGTGATGATCCACCGCGATCCGGTGGCGACGTTGCAATCGCTGCTCACGATGCGCGGACTGGCCTTGAAGAGCAGCCAGAAGACCCCGGATATCGACGCCCACGTCGAATACTGGGTGCGCCGCATCGAGACCATGCTGCGCAGATATCTGCGCGACCGGGCATGGGTGCCCGCGGGGCAGCTCGTCGAGGTGATGTTCGACGACGTCGTCCGCGACGATGTCGGCACCGCCACAACCGTTCTCGAACAGGCCGGACTGGACGTCACCGACGAGTGCCGCGCCGACCTGCACAGGTATCTCGCGGATCATCCGCGCGGCCGCAACGGCCGAGTCGTCTACGACCTGGAAGGTGACTTCGGCCTGAACGCAGATCAACTGCGGGACCGATTCGCCTTCTACACCGACGAATTCGGCATCCGATCGGAAACCGGGAAGGGGCAGCGATGA
- a CDS encoding SDR family NAD(P)-dependent oxidoreductase, with protein sequence MLVVFDLTGRVVVVSGGNAGIGFAMARGIARAGGDVVVWGRRPEKNEQAVRELASFGGRVLAQQVDVGDEARVVEAMREAAEEFGRVDGVIANAGLMSHERSFLDMTSEAWHGLLAVNQHGAYLAVREGARQMKRQWDAGDTSGGSLLFCASLSALTGSPGMQHYNAAKGAMVAMSRGIAVEAGRYGIRSNVVCPGHTVSETVSMPDDHPVVERVRRYNPSGRMGLAEDFEGIAVYFMSSLSRFHTGDLVVIDGGWMANAGKSDILGLPQWP encoded by the coding sequence ATGTTAGTTGTGTTCGATCTAACAGGCCGCGTGGTAGTCGTCAGCGGTGGAAACGCAGGAATCGGGTTCGCGATGGCCCGCGGCATCGCCCGCGCCGGTGGTGACGTCGTCGTCTGGGGCCGCCGGCCGGAGAAGAACGAGCAGGCGGTGCGGGAGCTCGCCTCGTTCGGCGGCCGTGTGCTGGCCCAGCAGGTCGACGTCGGTGACGAGGCCCGGGTGGTCGAGGCGATGCGCGAGGCGGCCGAGGAGTTCGGCCGGGTCGACGGAGTCATCGCCAACGCCGGATTGATGAGCCACGAGCGCAGCTTCCTCGATATGACCAGCGAGGCCTGGCACGGGCTGCTGGCGGTCAACCAGCACGGCGCCTATCTGGCCGTGCGGGAGGGCGCGCGGCAGATGAAGCGGCAATGGGACGCCGGTGACACCTCCGGCGGCTCGCTGCTGTTCTGTGCCAGCCTGTCGGCGCTGACCGGCAGCCCGGGGATGCAGCACTACAACGCGGCGAAGGGCGCGATGGTGGCGATGTCGCGCGGCATCGCGGTGGAGGCCGGCCGCTACGGCATCCGCTCCAACGTGGTCTGTCCCGGTCACACCGTCAGCGAGACGGTGAGCATGCCCGACGATCATCCCGTCGTGGAACGGGTCCGCCGGTACAACCCGTCCGGCCGGATGGGTCTGGCGGAGGATTTCGAGGGCATCGCCGTCTATTTCATGAGCTCGTTGTCCCGCTTCCACACCGGCGACCTGGTGGTCATCGACGGTGGCTGGATGGCCAACGCGGGTAAGAGCGACATTCTGGGGTTGCCGCAATGGCCGTGA
- a CDS encoding IclR family transcriptional regulator — MARPAPASTRAAHIISFLTAHPSRGFTISELVTHLDMNIASAHATLAVLCDCGFLVRDPVHRTYILGPALAVTGFAATQQHPSIVAAIEQADALAAELDMEVGVSAVAGTDVILLARRGPEPPHPTIGYPGDRAPLMAPLGAIFVAWAEDKEVDAWLERGAATDQLAHFYREMLAQMRGSGFSVPMEPIAAASVVAAFTRLRNTPTDEDAEHGLADALQRTSEILISISDLPPAEEISFRTVAAPIFDPIGRVLLAMSISGPDHPVRVDRVRELGRRLTQATAIATHRTHGRPPARLGH, encoded by the coding sequence ATGGCCCGGCCCGCACCCGCGTCCACTCGCGCAGCGCACATCATCTCGTTCCTGACCGCGCACCCGTCGCGAGGCTTCACCATCAGCGAGCTGGTGACGCACCTGGACATGAACATCGCCTCCGCGCACGCCACCCTGGCGGTGCTGTGCGATTGCGGGTTCCTCGTCCGCGATCCGGTGCATCGCACGTACATCCTGGGCCCGGCGCTGGCCGTCACCGGATTCGCTGCGACGCAACAGCATCCGTCCATCGTCGCCGCGATCGAACAGGCCGACGCGCTCGCCGCCGAACTGGATATGGAGGTCGGCGTCAGCGCCGTGGCCGGCACGGATGTCATCCTGCTGGCCCGCCGCGGCCCCGAGCCGCCGCATCCGACCATCGGCTACCCCGGCGACCGCGCGCCGCTGATGGCGCCGCTGGGCGCGATCTTCGTGGCCTGGGCCGAGGACAAGGAGGTCGACGCCTGGCTGGAACGCGGCGCCGCCACCGATCAACTGGCCCACTTCTACCGCGAGATGCTGGCGCAGATGCGCGGCAGCGGATTCAGCGTGCCGATGGAACCGATCGCCGCCGCGTCGGTCGTCGCCGCCTTCACCCGATTGCGCAACACCCCGACCGACGAGGACGCCGAGCACGGCCTGGCGGACGCCCTGCAGCGCACCAGCGAGATCCTCATCTCGATCTCGGATCTTCCTCCGGCCGAGGAGATCTCGTTCCGGACCGTCGCCGCCCCGATCTTCGATCCGATCGGCCGGGTGCTGCTGGCGATGAGCATCAGCGGGCCGGATCACCCGGTGCGCGTCGATCGCGTCCGGGAACTCGGCCGGCGCCTGACCCAGGCGACGGCCATCGCCACCCATCGCACCCACGGCCGCCCGCCGGCCCGCCTCGGCCACTGA
- the cysD gene encoding sulfate adenylyltransferase subunit CysD produces MRPVRHLTHLERLEAESIQIFREAVAESERPVMLYSVGKDSSVLLHLAMKAFHPSRLPFPLLHVDTTFKFRAMYEFRDKFVADNGLGLIVHRNPECVARGINPFDHGSATHTDMWKTEGLKQALDLNRFDLAFGGARRDEEKSRAKERVFSVRTAQHRWDPKQQRPELWRLYNARKAPGESVRVFPLSNWTELDIWQYIYREQIPIVPLYFAAKRPVVQRDGALIMVDDHRMPLAPGEIPEDRSVRFRTLGCYPLTGAIESTAATLPQIIQEMLLTTSSERQGRVIDHDSSASMEKKKQEGYF; encoded by the coding sequence ATGAGGCCGGTGCGACACCTGACACATCTGGAGCGGCTGGAGGCGGAGAGCATCCAGATCTTCCGCGAGGCCGTGGCCGAGAGTGAGCGGCCGGTGATGCTGTACTCGGTCGGCAAGGACAGCTCGGTGCTGCTGCACCTGGCGATGAAGGCGTTCCACCCGTCGCGGCTGCCGTTCCCGCTGCTGCACGTGGACACCACCTTCAAGTTCCGGGCCATGTACGAATTCCGGGACAAGTTCGTCGCCGACAACGGGCTGGGCCTGATCGTGCATCGCAACCCGGAATGCGTTGCGCGGGGCATCAATCCGTTCGACCACGGGTCCGCGACCCATACCGACATGTGGAAGACCGAGGGGCTCAAGCAGGCCCTGGACCTGAACAGATTCGATCTCGCCTTCGGTGGCGCCCGCCGCGACGAGGAGAAGTCCCGGGCCAAGGAACGCGTCTTCTCGGTCCGGACCGCACAGCATCGGTGGGACCCGAAACAGCAACGGCCGGAACTGTGGCGGCTGTACAACGCACGGAAGGCTCCCGGGGAGAGCGTGCGGGTGTTCCCGTTGTCGAACTGGACCGAACTGGATATCTGGCAGTACATCTACCGCGAGCAGATCCCCATCGTGCCACTGTATTTCGCGGCGAAGCGCCCGGTGGTGCAGCGCGACGGCGCCTTGATCATGGTCGACGACCACCGGATGCCGCTGGCGCCCGGGGAGATTCCCGAGGACCGCAGCGTCCGGTTCCGCACTCTCGGCTGCTACCCGCTGACCGGGGCGATCGAGAGCACCGCGGCCACCCTGCCGCAGATCATCCAGGAAATGCTGCTCACCACCAGCTCCGAACGCCAGGGCCGGGTCATCGACCACGACTCCAGCGCGTCGATGGAGAAGAAGAAGCAGGAAGGCTACTTCTGA
- the cysN gene encoding sulfate adenylyltransferase subunit CysN produces the protein MAHTITDLVATDIDAYLRLHEHKSMLRFITCGSVDDGKSTLIGRLLYDSKLVFSDHLSALEQDSKTVGTQGGELDFALLVDGLAAEREQGITIDVAYRFFSTEKRKFIVADTPGHEQYTRNMVTGASTADLAVILIDARKGVLTQTRRHSYLVSLLGIRQVVLAVNKLDLVDYSQQIFDAIEADYRGFAAEIGLTEITCIPMSALRGDNITAASPNIPWYTGPSLIEHLETVEIAQESPSGPFRLPVQWVNRPDLDFRGFSGQIAGGTIRPGDRVRVLPSGQDSTVDRIVTATGDLTEAVAGQSITLTLTDEVDISRGDVLAAATAPPAAADQFECHLVWMSDQPMLPHRPYLLKLGARTVTATVAAPKYKVNVNTLEHTAARTLELNEIGVANLELDRRIPFDPYAENRDMGGFILVDRFTNATVAAGMLHFALRRADNVHWQSVEVDKAARAREKRQHPAVVWFTGLSGAGKSTIANLVEKRLHEQGFHTYLLDGDNIRHGLNRDLGFTDADRVENIRRIIEVSRLMTDAGLIVLASFISPFRAERRMARELLEPGEFVEVHVDTPLSVAEARDPKGLYAKARRGELRNFTGIDSPYEPPEAPELRLAAAGPGTAAELAEQVVTHLRDAGLLGPIED, from the coding sequence ATGGCACATACGATCACCGACCTCGTCGCCACCGATATCGACGCGTATCTGCGCCTGCACGAACACAAGTCGATGCTGCGGTTCATCACCTGCGGCAGCGTCGACGACGGCAAGTCCACCCTGATCGGGCGGCTGCTCTACGACTCGAAACTCGTCTTCTCCGACCATCTCTCGGCGCTGGAACAGGATTCGAAGACCGTCGGAACCCAGGGCGGGGAACTGGATTTCGCACTGCTGGTGGACGGCCTGGCCGCCGAACGCGAACAGGGCATCACCATCGACGTGGCCTATCGGTTCTTCTCCACGGAGAAACGGAAGTTCATCGTCGCCGACACCCCGGGCCACGAGCAGTACACCCGCAACATGGTCACCGGCGCCTCCACCGCCGACCTCGCGGTCATCCTGATCGATGCCCGCAAGGGGGTGCTCACCCAGACCCGCCGGCACAGCTATCTGGTGTCGCTGCTGGGTATCCGGCAGGTCGTGCTCGCGGTGAACAAACTCGATCTCGTGGACTATTCGCAGCAGATCTTCGACGCGATCGAGGCGGACTACCGGGGTTTCGCCGCCGAGATCGGGCTGACCGAGATCACCTGTATCCCGATGTCCGCGTTGCGGGGCGACAACATCACCGCGGCGAGTCCGAACATCCCGTGGTACACCGGACCGTCGCTGATCGAGCACCTGGAAACGGTGGAGATCGCACAGGAATCGCCGTCCGGGCCGTTCCGGCTGCCGGTGCAGTGGGTCAACCGGCCCGATCTCGACTTCCGTGGCTTCTCCGGCCAGATCGCCGGTGGCACAATCCGTCCCGGTGACCGGGTGCGGGTCCTGCCGTCCGGCCAGGACAGCACCGTCGACCGGATCGTCACCGCCACCGGCGATCTCACCGAAGCCGTTGCCGGGCAGTCGATCACACTCACCCTCACCGACGAGGTCGACATCAGCCGCGGTGACGTGCTCGCCGCCGCGACCGCGCCGCCCGCCGCGGCGGACCAATTCGAATGCCACCTGGTCTGGATGAGCGATCAGCCGATGCTGCCGCACCGGCCGTACCTGCTGAAGCTCGGCGCCCGCACGGTCACCGCCACCGTCGCGGCGCCGAAGTACAAGGTCAACGTCAACACCCTGGAGCACACCGCCGCGCGCACACTGGAACTCAACGAGATCGGCGTCGCCAACCTGGAACTGGACCGGCGGATCCCGTTCGACCCGTATGCCGAGAACCGGGACATGGGCGGGTTCATCCTCGTCGACCGGTTCACCAATGCCACGGTGGCCGCCGGGATGCTGCACTTCGCGCTGCGGCGCGCCGACAATGTGCACTGGCAGAGCGTGGAGGTGGACAAGGCTGCCCGCGCGCGCGAGAAGCGGCAGCATCCGGCGGTGGTCTGGTTCACCGGCCTGTCCGGCGCCGGCAAGTCCACCATCGCCAATCTCGTCGAAAAGCGTTTGCACGAGCAGGGTTTCCACACCTATCTGCTCGACGGCGACAACATCCGGCACGGCCTGAACCGGGATCTGGGGTTCACCGACGCCGACCGGGTGGAGAACATCCGGCGCATCATCGAGGTCTCCCGGCTCATGACCGACGCCGGACTGATCGTGCTGGCGTCGTTCATCTCCCCGTTCCGCGCCGAACGCCGGATGGCCCGGGAACTGCTGGAGCCGGGTGAATTCGTCGAGGTCCACGTCGACACCCCGCTGTCCGTCGCGGAGGCACGGGATCCGAAAGGCTTGTACGCCAAGGCCCGTCGCGGCGAGCTGCGGAACTTCACCGGTATCGACTCCCCCTACGAGCCCCCGGAAGCACCGGAACTGCGCCTGGCCGCCGCCGGCCCCGGCACCGCGGCGGAACTGGCCGAACAGGTCGTCACGCATCTGCGCGACGCCGGCCTGCTCGGCCCGATCGAGGACTGA
- a CDS encoding 3'(2'),5'-bisphosphate nucleotidase CysQ, with protein MSDNTFTAGTESVTAADHALAARLAGEAGRLLLAIRDEGGAAGDRKSDELLLQRLSAERPHDAVLSEESTDDPVRLGRRRVWIIDPLDGTREYGEPPRDDWAVHVALALDGRAAVGAVALPGADLVLHTGAPPMLAPAAPGPIRLAVSRTRPPACVDLLTERLGARLVPMGSAGAKAMAVVRGAADVYAHSGGQYEWDSCAPVAVAAAAGLHVSRLDGSPLHYNRPDPYLPDLLICRPEMASTVLAALDGATV; from the coding sequence GTGAGCGACAACACCTTCACCGCGGGCACCGAATCGGTGACCGCCGCCGACCACGCACTGGCCGCGCGACTGGCCGGCGAGGCGGGCCGGTTGCTGCTGGCGATCCGGGACGAGGGCGGTGCGGCAGGCGACCGGAAATCCGATGAACTGCTGCTGCAACGCCTCTCGGCCGAACGACCGCACGACGCGGTGCTGTCGGAGGAGAGCACCGACGACCCGGTCCGGCTCGGCCGCCGGCGGGTCTGGATCATCGATCCGCTCGACGGCACCCGCGAATACGGGGAACCACCCCGCGACGACTGGGCCGTACACGTGGCGCTCGCCCTCGACGGCCGGGCCGCGGTCGGCGCGGTGGCGCTGCCGGGCGCGGATCTGGTGCTGCACACCGGCGCACCGCCGATGCTCGCCCCCGCGGCGCCGGGACCGATCCGGCTCGCCGTCTCGCGCACCCGGCCCCCGGCCTGCGTGGATCTGCTCACCGAGCGGCTCGGTGCGCGGTTGGTGCCGATGGGTTCGGCCGGAGCCAAGGCGATGGCCGTGGTGCGCGGCGCCGCCGATGTCTACGCGCATTCCGGCGGCCAGTACGAATGGGACTCCTGCGCACCGGTCGCCGTCGCCGCGGCCGCCGGGCTGCACGTGTCCCGCCTCGACGGATCGCCGCTGCACTACAACCGGCCCGACCCCTACCTGCCCGACCTGCTGATCTGCCGACCCGAAATGGCGAGCACGGTACTCGCCGCACTCGACGGCGCCACGGTCTGA